A region from the Mycoplasmopsis bovigenitalium genome encodes:
- a CDS encoding tRNA1(Val) (adenine(37)-N6)-methyltransferase yields MTKKADFSNRNIVKNSLGFDSNLYIYQDKDMFNYSVDTILLGNFVFLNKKITHILEIGTNNGALSIFIADRNPKIKIDAIEIQQKAATLAQHNVEINNKEKQINVICEDFNNFYANHAKQSLKKYQSIVINPPFYTVQSTKIGKKITEEMKIATFEVTLNLEQIFIGCSKIIEQKGYLTMVVPVERMVDCFEHSRKYNFEPKRIQFIIPRVNDKPKLVLIEYRYQAGWGVHFLPNLYLHSLEDKNNHDYLPEIKELYKPIKV; encoded by the coding sequence ATGACAAAAAAGGCAGATTTTTCAAATAGAAATATTGTTAAAAATTCTTTAGGATTTGATTCAAATTTATATATTTATCAAGACAAAGATATGTTTAACTATTCTGTTGACACTATTTTGCTTGGTAATTTTGTATTTTTAAATAAAAAAATTACACACATATTGGAAATTGGCACTAATAATGGGGCATTGTCTATATTTATTGCTGACAGAAACCCGAAAATTAAAATAGATGCAATAGAAATTCAACAAAAAGCAGCAACACTAGCTCAGCATAATGTTGAAATAAATAATAAAGAAAAACAGATAAATGTAATTTGCGAAGATTTCAATAATTTTTATGCAAATCATGCCAAGCAATCTTTAAAAAAATATCAAAGTATTGTTATTAATCCTCCATTTTACACAGTTCAAAGTACAAAAATTGGTAAAAAAATTACCGAGGAAATGAAGATTGCAACTTTTGAAGTTACCCTAAATTTAGAGCAAATATTTATTGGCTGTTCTAAAATAATTGAACAAAAGGGTTATTTGACAATGGTTGTGCCAGTTGAGCGAATGGTTGATTGTTTTGAACACTCACGTAAATACAATTTTGAGCCAAAAAGAATTCAATTTATAATACCAAGAGTAAATGACAAGCCTAAACTTGTCTTAATTGAATATAGATATCAAGCAGGTTGAGGAGTTCACTTTTTACCAAATCTATATTTACACTCTCTTGAAGATAAAAATAATCACGATTATTTGCCAGAAATTAAAGAATTATATAAGCCAATAAAAGTTTAG
- a CDS encoding antibiotic biosynthesis monooxygenase encodes MIYLVLKELKIKKENKEEFSKYIEDWIYRNKQQELNLSIDGYWIANKFFIFERWSSEESFNKFTRLDEYINFIKKVESYSLEPLKIKKVKTVN; translated from the coding sequence ATGATTTACTTAGTTTTAAAAGAATTAAAAATCAAAAAAGAAAACAAAGAAGAGTTTTCTAAATATATTGAAGATTGAATTTACAGAAATAAACAACAAGAGTTGAATTTATCAATTGATGGTTACTGAATAGCAAATAAATTTTTCATTTTTGAACGTTGAAGTTCAGAAGAAAGTTTTAATAAATTCACTAGATTGGATGAATACATTAATTTTATCAAAAAGGTTGAATCTTATTCACTTGAGCCCCTTAAAATCAAAAAAGTAAAAACTGTTAACTAA
- the secG gene encoding preprotein translocase subunit SecG, whose product MLTLIVSIIILVVAVIIIIVSLIMSPDSNGFSGALVGSSDLQLFKTSKERGTKKFLKWAMLSLGVGLIILALLLKIFVK is encoded by the coding sequence ATGCTAACACTAATTGTTTCTATAATAATCCTTGTGGTCGCAGTAATAATTATTATTGTGTCATTGATAATGTCTCCTGATTCAAATGGTTTTTCGGGAGCACTTGTAGGGTCAAGTGACTTACAACTTTTTAAAACTTCAAAGGAAAGGGGTACAAAAAAATTCTTAAAATGAGCAATGTTATCTCTTGGTGTGGGATTGATAATTCTTGCTCTTTTACTGAAAATATTTGTTAAATAA
- a CDS encoding PP2C family protein-serine/threonine phosphatase, producing MNNLAELSVVGNVRMENEDRAAALNKNTTSMLIICDGMGGHFGGSYASSITVNILKNAFNSQIPLKNDSIEEYANWFKQNIDKARAEMKKLGEHDEAQLDMGTTVAAAIFDTEKKFFYVFNIGDSRTYILTVNGDLVQISIDHNLLNRLIREEGMPEAKAKKIKHNTALTSALGPQKKTKIEVFDISNDIDKIYSVLCTSDGVHGFVDKPSIELTLKREKNAQKTAEELVKLALENRSTDNASVAYSIINSPKWSK from the coding sequence ATGAATAATTTAGCAGAATTAAGTGTAGTTGGTAATGTTCGAATGGAAAATGAAGATCGTGCGGCCGCATTAAACAAAAATACAACATCAATGCTTATAATTTGCGATGGTATGGGTGGTCATTTTGGTGGTTCTTATGCATCTTCAATAACAGTGAATATATTGAAAAACGCATTCAATTCGCAAATTCCGTTGAAAAATGATTCAATTGAAGAATATGCTAATTGATTTAAACAAAATATTGATAAAGCGCGCGCTGAAATGAAAAAATTAGGTGAGCATGATGAGGCACAACTTGATATGGGAACAACAGTTGCTGCTGCAATATTTGATACAGAGAAAAAATTCTTTTATGTTTTTAATATTGGTGATTCACGTACTTATATTTTGACAGTTAATGGCGATTTAGTGCAAATAAGTATCGACCATAACTTGCTAAATAGATTAATAAGAGAAGAAGGAATGCCTGAAGCCAAAGCAAAAAAAATTAAGCATAATACAGCTTTAACTTCTGCACTAGGCCCTCAAAAGAAAACAAAAATTGAAGTTTTTGATATCAGTAATGATATTGACAAAATTTATAGTGTTTTATGCACTAGTGACGGAGTTCATGGCTTTGTTGATAAACCTTCAATTGAATTAACCCTAAAAAGAGAAAAAAATGCGCAAAAAACTGCAGAAGAACTTGTTAAATTAGCCCTAGAAAATCGCTCTACAGATAATGCTTCTGTTGCCTATTCAATAATAAATTCACCAAAATGGAGTAAATAA
- the rsgA gene encoding ribosome small subunit-dependent GTPase A, which yields MRGKIYSLTGGKYHIKDLQGNMHFLPAAGIFRHKNITPIVGDIVEFEPQKFISEIYERKNSFIRPKVANIDTIIVVMSVVEPDFQSYLVDKYLAFVESHDIEPLLFITKIDLALSNWKDVYKSMGYPVYEIDYKNGNLKQDLRCIFEGKVISLMGQSGVGKTTFINAVAGTNFETQEISKFANRGKHTTRVVQIIETLGGELIDTPGFSSLDINLEPIKLANSFKQFKELSKMCKFKSCLHVDEPESWCNVKLHLKDGTIPEFRYKNYLKMMKEAKNE from the coding sequence GTGAGAGGAAAAATTTATTCTTTAACTGGCGGAAAATACCATATTAAAGATTTGCAAGGCAATATGCATTTTTTGCCTGCTGCTGGAATTTTTAGACACAAAAATATAACACCAATTGTTGGAGATATTGTTGAATTTGAACCACAAAAATTTATTAGCGAAATATATGAGCGAAAAAATTCTTTTATTAGACCTAAAGTTGCTAATATTGACACAATTATTGTAGTTATGTCTGTTGTTGAACCGGATTTTCAATCTTACTTAGTTGATAAATATTTAGCATTTGTTGAATCGCACGATATTGAACCGCTATTATTTATAACTAAAATTGACCTAGCACTTTCGAATTGAAAAGATGTTTATAAATCAATGGGCTATCCTGTTTATGAAATTGATTATAAAAACGGGAATTTAAAACAAGATTTACGTTGTATTTTTGAGGGAAAAGTTATATCTTTAATGGGGCAAAGTGGTGTTGGCAAAACAACATTTATAAATGCTGTTGCTGGCACAAATTTTGAAACTCAAGAGATTTCAAAATTTGCAAACCGTGGCAAGCATACAACACGAGTAGTTCAAATTATTGAAACATTAGGTGGCGAATTAATTGACACTCCTGGTTTTAGTTCGCTGGACATAAATTTAGAACCAATTAAGCTCGCAAATTCATTCAAACAGTTTAAAGAATTGTCAAAAATGTGTAAATTTAAGTCGTGTTTGCATGTTGATGAGCCTGAATCTTGGTGTAATGTAAAATTGCATCTTAAAGATGGAACTATTCCTGAATTTAGATATAAAAATTATTTAAAAATGATGAAAGAGGCTAAAAATGAATAG
- the metG gene encoding methionine--tRNA ligase: MKKTFYITTPIYYASGSLHIGHLYSTIMARTIANYKEIMGYDVKFLTGSDEHGQKIENKAKKINKNPKEFVDSLVEEYIATWKKWFIKVDYFSRTTSKNHEKAVKNIFSWFLEKGFIYKGQYEGLYSVEDEEFLTKSQANLVDGEYFHPTSGHKLVSMAEESYFFEISAFEKWWIEYVKNNPEFLLPDKTLFEIKNNFVNIGLEDLSVTRTNVNWAIPINEDTKHTLYVWLDALFNYVTALGFDVENQGEDFKKYWENGDEIVHVLGKEITRFHFIYWPIFLKAINIKQPTHILSHGLLRDKDGRKMSKSLGNAIDPEYLYENYHHEMIKYYFASQIIFGEDGNFSEEKLRETINSDLVNNFGNLISRTLKMISNSFTNGVKYVASNDNLHQEIENAILTFINEFTIQMDKFKIDKGIRKIMDLSSRLNKYIDETMPWKLTENKEELNLILNRLLNGIYAAAWALQVSMPEKIKEVAKALNINGFELDKINDFSKFDNVIPTEKFAFFARLK; encoded by the coding sequence ATGAAAAAAACTTTTTATATAACAACACCTATTTATTATGCATCAGGGTCTTTGCACATTGGCCACTTATATTCAACAATTATGGCAAGAACTATAGCTAACTATAAAGAAATTATGGGTTACGATGTGAAATTTTTGACCGGTTCAGATGAACATGGTCAAAAAATTGAAAATAAAGCAAAAAAAATAAATAAAAATCCAAAAGAATTTGTTGATTCTCTTGTTGAAGAATATATTGCAACATGAAAAAAATGATTTATTAAAGTTGATTATTTTTCAAGAACCACTTCAAAAAATCATGAAAAAGCAGTTAAAAACATTTTTAGTTGATTTCTTGAAAAGGGCTTCATTTATAAGGGCCAATATGAAGGATTATATTCAGTTGAAGACGAAGAATTCTTAACAAAATCGCAAGCAAATTTAGTTGATGGCGAATATTTTCACCCTACATCAGGACACAAATTAGTTTCAATGGCTGAAGAAAGTTATTTCTTTGAAATTTCAGCATTTGAAAAATGGTGGATTGAATATGTAAAAAATAATCCTGAATTTTTATTACCAGACAAAACTTTATTTGAAATCAAAAATAATTTTGTGAATATTGGTCTTGAAGACCTATCAGTTACAAGAACCAATGTTAATTGAGCTATTCCAATTAATGAGGATACTAAACATACTTTATATGTATGGTTAGACGCTTTATTTAATTATGTTACTGCCTTAGGTTTCGATGTTGAAAATCAAGGTGAAGATTTTAAAAAATATTGAGAGAATGGCGATGAAATAGTACACGTTTTAGGTAAAGAAATAACAAGATTCCACTTTATTTATTGACCTATATTTTTAAAAGCAATCAATATAAAACAGCCTACACACATATTAAGCCATGGATTATTAAGAGATAAAGATGGTAGAAAAATGTCTAAATCTTTAGGAAACGCAATTGATCCGGAATATTTATACGAAAATTATCACCATGAAATGATTAAATATTATTTTGCAAGTCAAATTATTTTTGGTGAAGATGGCAATTTTAGTGAAGAAAAATTGCGTGAAACAATAAATTCTGACCTTGTAAATAACTTTGGAAACTTAATATCAAGAACATTAAAGATGATTTCAAATTCATTTACAAATGGGGTGAAATATGTTGCGTCAAATGATAATTTACATCAAGAAATAGAAAATGCAATTTTGACCTTTATCAATGAATTTACAATTCAAATGGATAAATTCAAAATTGATAAAGGTATAAGAAAAATAATGGACTTATCTTCAAGATTAAATAAATATATTGATGAAACTATGCCTTGAAAATTAACGGAAAATAAAGAAGAATTGAATTTAATCTTGAATAGATTATTAAATGGTATTTATGCAGCTGCTTGAGCTTTACAAGTTTCAATGCCAGAAAAAATAAAAGAAGTTGCTAAAGCACTAAATATCAATGGATTTGAACTTGACAAAATAAATGATTTTAGTAAATTTGACAATGTAATTCCAACTGAAAAATTCGCATTTTTTGCAAGACTTAAATAG
- a CDS encoding serine/threonine-protein kinase yields the protein MLPASTSKVYEKYKILSTLGNGGFSVVFKVQEINPPHEIFALKYFQIKENSDKENTIKRFKQEIEIYKKINSNMVAKFIDAYTDDEEQFLVMEYVEGDNLTQHIAKNGKLIPRTAIKYAMQIAEGLGELHNSKIIHRDVKSSNIIVTKDRNIKLIDFGLSLGDDSQRLTQDAKIIGSLYYLAPELCESGNTPTIQSDIYALGIMVYEMLTGQYPFKGANPEETIRKQKFAQMPDIMRYIDLQALANVIYKATNKKPEYRHQSMWEFREDIKTSASSERYYEKPYNAKKARAKKNIQDVINSKTFLYSCLIFLLLLLIIGVILLVALI from the coding sequence ATGTTACCAGCAAGCACGAGTAAAGTATATGAAAAATACAAAATTTTAAGCACCTTAGGAAATGGCGGGTTTAGTGTAGTTTTTAAAGTCCAAGAAATAAACCCGCCACATGAAATTTTTGCGTTGAAATATTTTCAAATAAAAGAAAATAGCGACAAAGAAAATACAATAAAAAGATTCAAACAAGAGATTGAAATTTACAAGAAAATTAATTCAAATATGGTGGCTAAATTTATAGATGCATACACAGACGACGAAGAGCAATTTTTAGTCATGGAATATGTTGAAGGTGATAATTTAACTCAGCATATTGCTAAAAACGGGAAATTAATACCAAGAACGGCCATAAAATACGCAATGCAAATTGCAGAGGGTTTGGGCGAATTACACAATAGTAAAATTATTCACAGAGATGTTAAAAGTAGCAACATTATTGTTACAAAAGATAGAAATATAAAATTAATTGACTTTGGTTTGTCTTTGGGAGATGACTCACAAAGACTAACCCAAGATGCCAAAATAATAGGTTCTTTATACTATTTAGCACCTGAATTGTGTGAATCTGGTAATACGCCCACAATCCAATCTGATATTTATGCTCTTGGAATAATGGTTTATGAGATGCTAACTGGCCAATATCCTTTTAAGGGTGCAAATCCAGAGGAAACAATTCGCAAACAAAAATTTGCTCAAATGCCTGATATCATGAGATACATTGATTTGCAAGCACTAGCCAATGTTATTTATAAGGCAACCAATAAAAAACCAGAATACAGACACCAATCAATGTGAGAATTTAGAGAAGACATCAAAACATCAGCCTCATCAGAACGTTATTATGAAAAGCCATATAATGCAAAAAAAGCAAGGGCTAAGAAAAATATTCAAGATGTCATAAATTCAAAAACATTCTTATATTCTTGTTTAATATTTTTATTACTATTGTTGATTATTGGTGTAATTTTACTAGTTGCATTGATTTAG
- the gmk gene encoding guanylate kinase, whose amino-acid sequence MKKNAKNAIIIFVGPSGVGKGTIEQILFKNELLKLKLSISATTRQPRSGEVNGQHYFFISKDEFTSKINNNELIEYNFHFDNYYGTLFTEIDRIHNEGYVPFLEIETKGAKKILENTSISKKYNIITVFILPPTFEELEQRIIGRNTETEESITKRMIKANEELAEQDIFKYKVVNDEPYRAANEITELLMKELYE is encoded by the coding sequence ATGAAAAAGAATGCTAAAAATGCTATTATTATTTTTGTTGGACCTAGTGGAGTGGGAAAAGGGACTATTGAACAAATACTATTCAAAAATGAACTTTTAAAACTTAAACTCTCAATATCAGCAACTACAAGACAACCACGTTCTGGCGAAGTAAATGGTCAGCATTATTTTTTCATTTCAAAAGATGAATTTACTTCAAAAATCAATAATAATGAACTTATTGAATACAATTTCCACTTTGATAATTACTATGGAACTTTATTCACTGAAATTGATCGTATTCACAATGAGGGTTATGTACCATTTTTAGAAATTGAAACAAAAGGTGCGAAAAAAATTCTTGAAAATACTTCAATTTCAAAGAAATACAACATAATTACAGTGTTTATTCTGCCGCCAACATTTGAGGAACTAGAACAAAGAATTATTGGCAGAAACACTGAAACCGAAGAGTCAATCACTAAGCGAATGATTAAAGCTAATGAAGAACTTGCAGAGCAAGATATTTTTAAATATAAAGTTGTTAATGATGAACCTTATCGTGCAGCAAATGAAATTACTGAATTATTAATGAAAGAGTTATATGAATAA
- a CDS encoding glycosyltransferase family 2 protein, protein MDNLVLITKIFFWLTFSVGLCFFILYSFDWLNFFNSLRKKQNLSNYSPKKLRSFAIVIPARDESNVVKDLIASIQRQKYYGLIDIYLVADNCTDNRATYNVGKKLGVNVLERFNNINRGGNFAIQHALRYIRDNNLLDKYDCYCSFDADNLLDENWVSEVNKTYDYYECSVVTSYRNSINFKDNWISSSYAIQFIKESDINNKSRSLFNAPQYINGTGFSFTREILQQTNFWDFNSLSHDVEFSQWLLINNIKTNYAENAIFYDEQPIVYKDSIKQRTRWSVGFNQVFKMYGGSVFCSLFKPKRSKFSAYSNYLMIFPAIITFLTNILLYLITSSLYLASFLLIKNNGLEHVYSEFNLASTLIYILSTPLIILFTIWINLFLQGIFVVVKNKKRIKANKWQKFISILAYPTFMLTYIPISLKALFIKKFSTKPIQRKAR, encoded by the coding sequence ATGGATAATCTAGTTTTAATCACTAAAATATTTTTTTGACTAACATTTTCAGTTGGGCTTTGCTTCTTTATTTTATACTCGTTTGATTGATTAAATTTCTTTAATTCTTTAAGAAAGAAACAAAATTTATCAAATTATTCTCCTAAAAAATTAAGATCTTTTGCGATTGTTATTCCTGCCAGAGATGAAAGTAATGTTGTTAAAGACCTTATTGCTTCAATTCAAAGACAAAAATATTATGGTTTAATTGATATTTATCTTGTCGCCGATAATTGCACAGATAATAGAGCTACATATAACGTTGGCAAGAAACTTGGAGTCAATGTTCTTGAAAGATTTAATAATATAAACAGGGGGGGGAACTTTGCAATTCAACATGCGCTTAGATATATAAGGGATAATAACTTATTAGATAAGTATGATTGCTATTGTTCATTTGATGCAGATAATTTACTTGATGAAAACTGGGTATCTGAAGTCAACAAAACCTATGATTACTACGAATGTAGTGTAGTTACCTCATATCGAAATTCAATTAATTTCAAAGATAATTGAATTTCGAGTTCATATGCTATTCAATTCATCAAAGAATCAGACATAAATAATAAATCACGTTCACTTTTCAATGCACCACAATACATAAATGGCACTGGGTTTTCATTCACAAGGGAAATTTTGCAACAAACTAATTTCTGAGATTTTAATAGTTTAAGCCACGACGTAGAATTTTCCCAATGATTATTGATCAATAATATAAAAACAAATTACGCAGAAAATGCGATCTTTTATGATGAGCAGCCAATTGTTTATAAAGACTCAATTAAACAAAGAACACGATGATCTGTTGGATTTAATCAAGTCTTTAAAATGTATGGTGGTAGTGTATTTTGTTCATTATTCAAACCAAAACGCAGTAAATTTTCTGCGTATAGCAATTATTTAATGATTTTTCCTGCAATAATAACTTTTTTAACTAACATATTACTTTATCTTATAACATCAAGTTTATATTTAGCTAGCTTTTTATTAATCAAAAACAATGGTCTAGAGCATGTATATTCTGAATTTAACTTAGCAAGTACATTAATATATATTTTATCTACGCCATTAATTATTTTATTCACAATTTGAATCAACTTATTTTTACAAGGGATTTTTGTTGTTGTTAAAAATAAAAAGAGAATAAAAGCAAACAAATGGCAAAAATTTATTTCAATATTAGCTTACCCGACTTTTATGCTGACTTATATACCAATTTCACTAAAAGCATTATTCATCAAAAAATTTTCAACAAAACCTATTCAAAGAAAAGCGCGATAG
- a CDS encoding ribulose-phosphate 3-epimerase: protein MNRKNVTPSLLNVEYGKRAQMAQTLINEGIKWIHYDVMDGKFVPNLAIELEEIKQIKQSTTKHFMDAHLMVENPLTYIEYYKDVVDVITIHFEAINKKELLDFLKSKHHDYKIGLAIKPNTEVKEIEKFLPYLALVLVMSVEPGAGGQKFMPNALDKIKLLKELRTNKQYTYLIQVDGGINETTGPQCFKAGADACVAGTFLIKEPTKARIDSILG, encoded by the coding sequence ATGAATAGAAAAAATGTTACACCTTCTTTATTAAATGTTGAGTATGGTAAAAGAGCGCAAATGGCACAAACATTGATTAATGAAGGTATTAAATGAATTCATTATGATGTTATGGATGGTAAATTTGTACCAAATTTAGCTATTGAACTTGAAGAAATAAAACAAATAAAGCAATCGACAACAAAACACTTTATGGATGCTCACTTAATGGTTGAAAATCCCCTAACTTATATAGAATATTACAAAGATGTTGTTGATGTTATTACAATTCATTTCGAAGCTATTAATAAAAAAGAACTATTGGATTTTCTTAAATCAAAACACCATGATTATAAAATAGGTTTAGCAATTAAACCAAATACTGAGGTAAAAGAAATTGAAAAATTCCTACCGTATTTAGCTCTTGTTCTTGTTATGTCTGTTGAGCCTGGAGCAGGCGGGCAAAAATTCATGCCTAATGCTTTAGATAAGATAAAACTTTTAAAAGAGTTAAGAACTAATAAACAATACACATATTTAATTCAAGTTGATGGCGGAATAAATGAAACAACAGGGCCTCAATGCTTTAAAGCGGGTGCGGATGCGTGCGTTGCTGGTACATTTTTAATTAAAGAACCAACAAAAGCAAGAATTGATTCGATTCTAGGTTAA
- the rnr gene encoding ribonuclease R: protein MTLIEKIHNYVKAKPNCNFLSIAKGLQIPFNKNHELTSSINKMLDENLLVKTRDQTFVAVVFKCEIEGQIRFAQDGKFGFINIQTEDEEEKISYFVPSNNFNNSLSGDIVKAAVYKQLDGSEKTFASVLAVIERNATKISGVLELNNSYLSFKPLKKEFAGHKFIINEFKQDARINDVVIAKIKSIKDKIIEIDIIEKVSNVEDPLCYVKTLLSERELPKGFEKNVLDEANKIPDKVQTKDLKNRFDFRNDLVVTIDGEYTKDFDDAINVKKIDNKFYELAVHIADVSYYVQENSEIDKEALKRGTSTYLANQVIPMLPEKLSNGICSLNPNEDRLTMSIIIKIDNYGQTVDAKLVPGIINSKYRLTYTRVNEFIQNNKKFDNNELNKMLSLCYELTQKLRKVKNEEGYIDFEIEEPKIIFDKDNNIVDVVCDKSGESEKMIEDFMVRANEETAKILSKHKIPILYRVHESPSDEKLNYFKNVMNVLNIKVDIDSNNISPKSFQNTIEKIKQQRFDSFLQIMFLRAMSKAIYDPNNIGHFGLASEFYCHFTSPIRRYPDLMVHRAIRDVLFNNDRTKIEHLNKILPVIAKQNSDSETSAMQVERDTNDLLYASYFRDKIGQSFNCQIVSVVKFGVFVEFDNKTNALVHVSTMSDDNYQANFELTELVGEKTKNKYRLGDKVSVVITKTDPINGKVDACFVKNYADYYSNIKKRFNNDKKGRFFK, encoded by the coding sequence ATGACACTAATTGAAAAAATTCACAACTATGTTAAAGCTAAACCAAATTGTAATTTTTTGTCAATAGCAAAAGGATTACAAATACCTTTCAATAAAAATCATGAATTAACTTCATCAATTAATAAAATGTTGGATGAAAACTTACTTGTTAAAACTAGAGATCAAACATTTGTTGCAGTCGTTTTTAAATGCGAAATTGAGGGACAAATTCGCTTTGCGCAAGATGGCAAATTTGGATTTATAAACATTCAAACAGAGGACGAAGAAGAAAAAATATCATATTTTGTTCCTTCAAATAATTTCAATAATTCACTTTCTGGAGATATTGTCAAAGCCGCAGTTTATAAACAATTAGATGGTTCTGAAAAGACATTTGCCTCAGTCTTGGCAGTTATAGAAAGAAATGCTACTAAAATTTCAGGTGTTTTAGAGCTAAACAACTCATATTTATCATTTAAACCCCTTAAAAAAGAATTTGCTGGACATAAATTTATTATTAATGAATTCAAACAAGACGCAAGAATTAATGATGTAGTAATAGCTAAAATAAAATCAATAAAAGACAAAATTATTGAAATCGATATTATTGAAAAAGTGTCAAATGTTGAAGATCCACTTTGTTATGTTAAAACATTACTTTCTGAACGTGAATTACCAAAAGGTTTTGAAAAAAATGTTTTAGATGAAGCAAATAAAATTCCGGACAAAGTCCAAACTAAAGATTTAAAAAATAGATTTGATTTTAGAAATGATTTAGTTGTTACCATCGATGGTGAATATACCAAGGATTTTGATGACGCAATTAATGTCAAAAAAATAGACAATAAATTTTATGAACTTGCTGTTCATATTGCAGATGTTAGTTACTACGTTCAAGAAAATAGTGAAATTGATAAAGAGGCTTTAAAAAGAGGGACTTCAACATACCTCGCAAACCAAGTTATCCCAATGCTACCTGAAAAACTTTCAAATGGAATATGTTCTCTAAACCCAAATGAAGATCGATTAACAATGAGTATAATTATAAAAATTGACAATTACGGACAAACTGTTGATGCAAAATTAGTTCCTGGAATTATCAATTCAAAATACCGCTTAACTTATACCAGAGTTAACGAATTCATTCAAAATAATAAGAAATTCGACAATAATGAATTAAATAAAATGCTTTCTTTATGCTATGAATTAACTCAAAAATTACGTAAAGTAAAAAATGAAGAAGGCTATATTGATTTTGAAATTGAAGAACCAAAAATAATATTTGATAAAGACAATAATATTGTTGATGTTGTCTGTGATAAATCTGGTGAAAGTGAAAAAATGATTGAAGATTTCATGGTCAGAGCCAATGAAGAAACAGCTAAAATTTTATCAAAACATAAAATACCAATTTTGTATCGTGTTCATGAATCACCTAGCGATGAGAAACTAAATTATTTTAAAAATGTAATGAATGTTTTAAATATAAAAGTTGACATAGATTCAAACAATATTTCGCCCAAATCATTCCAAAATACAATTGAAAAAATAAAACAACAACGCTTTGATAGCTTCCTACAAATAATGTTTTTAAGAGCAATGTCAAAAGCAATTTATGATCCAAACAATATTGGTCACTTTGGTTTAGCCTCGGAATTTTATTGCCATTTTACAAGCCCTATACGTAGATATCCTGACTTAATGGTGCATAGAGCAATAAGAGACGTTTTATTCAATAATGATCGTACAAAGATTGAACATTTAAATAAAATTCTTCCTGTTATTGCTAAACAAAATAGCGACTCAGAAACAAGTGCTATGCAAGTAGAACGAGACACAAATGATTTGCTTTACGCATCATATTTTAGGGATAAAATTGGCCAAAGTTTCAATTGTCAAATAGTTAGTGTTGTTAAATTTGGTGTTTTTGTTGAATTCGACAACAAAACGAATGCCCTAGTTCACGTTTCAACAATGAGTGATGACAATTATCAAGCCAACTTTGAGTTAACTGAATTAGTTGGCGAAAAAACCAAAAATAAATATCGTTTAGGCGATAAAGTATCAGTTGTAATCACTAAGACTGACCCAATAAATGGTAAAGTTGATGCATGTTTTGTTAAAAACTACGCTGACTATTATTCGAATATTAAAAAGAGATTTAATAATGACAAAAAAGGCAGATTTTTCAAATAG